One window of the Candidatus Bathyarchaeota archaeon genome contains the following:
- a CDS encoding NifU family protein, producing the protein MRERVEKALEELRPRLQADGGDIELLEVDHGVVKVKMKGACAGCPMSTMTLKMGVEQHLKKKIPEIVRVEAF; encoded by the coding sequence ATTAGAGAACGCGTGGAAAAAGCCCTTGAAGAACTAAGACCCCGTTTGCAAGCTGATGGAGGGGACATAGAGCTCTTAGAAGTGGACCACGGTGTTGTTAAGGTTAAGATGAAGGGAGCATGCGCTGGATGTCCAATGTCAACTATGACCCTTAAAATGGGAGTGGAGCAACATCTCAAGAAAAAGATACCAGAAATAGTTAGGGTAGAAGCTTTCTAA
- a CDS encoding ATP-binding protein has translation MGKCGGECSLSSKAKELADVRKQAYEEEQRKIRARMSKIRHKIAVISGKGGVGKSTVTVNLAMAFAMHGYAYSVGILDADITGPCVPKIIGLHGQRLQAGPAGIFPAMGPLGIKVLSMDFLLPSDEVPVIWRGPLKMNAISQFLSDIVWGELDFLFIDLPPGTGDEPLSIMQLIPEMDGVVIVTIPSEVSQIVVKKAVTFSRKLNIPVIGIIENMSGFVCPKCGAEINIFKVGGGKKIAKDLMIPFLGGIPIDPEICEASDKGVPFIVEHMNSPATKAFMKIVKKIEAFLKTKKAQSEKR, from the coding sequence ATGGGAAAATGTGGCGGTGAATGTAGTTTGAGTTCAAAGGCAAAGGAATTAGCCGACGTAAGAAAACAGGCTTACGAAGAAGAACAGCGGAAAATCAGAGCTAGAATGAGTAAGATCAGGCACAAAATAGCCGTGATAAGCGGCAAAGGTGGGGTAGGTAAGAGCACTGTGACGGTGAACTTGGCGATGGCTTTTGCCATGCATGGTTATGCTTATAGTGTAGGAATTCTTGACGCGGACATAACAGGCCCTTGTGTGCCAAAGATAATCGGCTTGCATGGACAAAGACTTCAAGCTGGACCTGCAGGCATATTTCCAGCAATGGGCCCTTTGGGAATTAAGGTGCTGTCTATGGACTTCCTGCTTCCAAGCGACGAAGTACCAGTCATCTGGCGTGGCCCGTTAAAGATGAATGCAATCAGTCAGTTTCTGTCAGACATCGTTTGGGGAGAACTTGACTTTCTCTTCATAGATCTTCCTCCAGGGACCGGCGACGAGCCCCTCAGCATCATGCAGCTTATTCCAGAAATGGACGGTGTTGTAATAGTTACCATACCTTCAGAGGTTTCGCAGATCGTCGTTAAGAAAGCTGTGACCTTTTCCAGGAAGTTGAACATCCCTGTCATAGGCATCATAGAGAACATGAGCGGGTTCGTCTGCCCAAAATGCGGCGCAGAAATCAACATCTTCAAAGTTGGAGGCGGAAAAAAGATAGCGAAAGACTTGATGATTCCTTTCCTAGGAGGTATTCCAATAGATCCTGAAATCTGCGAGGCCTCCGACAAAGGTGTGCCTTTCATAGTTGAGCACATGAATTCTCCTGCAACAAAGGCTTTTATGAAAATTGTCAAAAAGATCGAAGCATTCCTTAAAACTAAGAAGGCACAATCCGAAAAGCGATGA
- the trxA gene encoding thioredoxin, giving the protein MHGVVQNPVKPASDKPIEVTDVTFKETIQNHSLVVVDCWAAWCAPCRMVAPIIDEMARDYAGKILFGKLNVDENRQVATQYEIMSIPTLLVFKNGQLVDRVVGAMPRQMLEPKITRYL; this is encoded by the coding sequence ATGCATGGAGTAGTTCAAAACCCTGTGAAACCAGCTTCGGATAAACCTATTGAGGTAACTGATGTGACGTTCAAGGAGACTATTCAAAATCATTCTCTGGTAGTGGTTGACTGTTGGGCGGCATGGTGTGCTCCATGCCGTATGGTTGCCCCTATCATTGACGAGATGGCGCGAGACTACGCTGGGAAAATTTTGTTTGGGAAACTGAACGTAGATGAAAATCGACAAGTCGCCACGCAATATGAGATTATGAGCATTCCCACGCTACTAGTGTTCAAGAATGGACAACTTGTAGATAGAGTCGTTGGCGCGATGCCTAGGCAAATGCTAGAACCAAAAATAACACGCTATCTCTAG
- a CDS encoding CoA-binding protein yields MNEELIKEFLNKRNIFAVVGASRNPKKYGYQVYKDLKEAGYTVYPVNPNADEILGDRCYSDIKNLPAKPDVVDLVVPPKATEETVKTCKTSRITKVWMQPGSESETAIKFCHDNNIDVVHGVCVMIERKGLT; encoded by the coding sequence ATGAACGAGGAATTAATTAAGGAATTTCTGAATAAGCGAAACATATTCGCAGTTGTGGGGGCCAGCAGAAACCCTAAGAAATATGGATACCAAGTGTACAAAGACCTAAAAGAAGCAGGGTACACGGTGTATCCAGTAAACCCAAACGCCGACGAAATCTTGGGTGACAGATGCTATTCAGATATCAAGAATTTGCCAGCAAAACCTGATGTTGTCGACCTTGTGGTACCACCGAAAGCCACAGAAGAAACGGTCAAGACCTGCAAGACGTCCAGAATCACAAAGGTTTGGATGCAACCCGGATCAGAATCTGAAACAGCCATCAAATTCTGTCATGACAACAACATTGATGTCGTACACGGAGTCTGCGTTATGATCGAACGCAAAGGTTTGACGTAA
- a CDS encoding anaerobic ribonucleoside-triphosphate reductase activating protein yields MEIKGVIDLSFVDWDGKTSSVFFLPNCNFRCPYCHNVALVLHPETGETTPFERVEDYLKKHRTWIDGICITGGEPTLHNNLPDLCLKMKEMGFLVKLDTNGSNPMMVKALIEKELVDYVAMDIKAPLTAEKYSKAIGVNAEKLLEKVKKTIELLLGSKIDYEFRTTVVPTLHEEKDIEEICCSIKDCKKYVLQKFDISVGKETLDPNFSKLKPYTDKEMEMFLMTAEKLLPNVKLR; encoded by the coding sequence ATGGAGATAAAGGGAGTTATTGACCTCAGTTTTGTAGATTGGGACGGAAAAACATCATCTGTCTTCTTCCTTCCAAACTGCAACTTCCGTTGCCCGTACTGTCACAACGTTGCCCTTGTTCTTCACCCCGAAACTGGGGAGACAACTCCTTTTGAACGAGTAGAAGATTATCTGAAGAAGCACAGAACTTGGATTGATGGAATATGCATTACAGGTGGAGAGCCGACGCTTCACAATAATCTGCCAGACCTCTGTTTAAAAATGAAGGAAATGGGCTTCCTAGTTAAGTTAGACACGAACGGGAGCAACCCGATGATGGTGAAAGCGCTGATTGAAAAGGAGCTTGTCGACTACGTAGCCATGGACATCAAGGCTCCGCTGACTGCGGAAAAATATTCTAAGGCAATAGGCGTCAACGCAGAGAAGCTTCTCGAGAAAGTGAAGAAAACCATAGAACTCTTACTGGGATCCAAGATAGATTATGAGTTCAGAACCACAGTAGTCCCTACACTGCACGAAGAGAAAGACATAGAAGAAATATGCTGCAGTATAAAAGACTGCAAGAAATATGTTTTACAGAAGTTCGATATCAGCGTTGGAAAAGAAACTTTGGATCCAAATTTCAGCAAGTTGAAACCTTATACAGACAAGGAAATGGAGATGTTTCTGATGACAGCTGAAAAATTACTTCCTAACGTTAAACTAAGGTGA
- a CDS encoding selenocysteine protein: MWNEITATFLETMKIIFMVTLLMIIIEFLQLKFKDKIREKITKKPINQYAIASLLGAIPGCIDAFFIVSLYTHGLVGFGALVAVMLSTAGDEAFIMLTMIPETALLIFAICVMVGIVGGFLADKIVNRIKLKTGQPCEIEIHEEEFNFRHFLKDHVYAHILKKHIPKLFLWIFFTLLVVDFLMKNFALESIVLGLPAFSLVVLAALIGIIPESGPHLFFLVLFSEGLIPFSVLLVNTISQDGHGLLPLLSYSAKDTIYVQIFTTLFALAVGIVLYMMGV; the protein is encoded by the coding sequence ATGTGGAACGAGATAACAGCGACCTTTCTGGAAACGATGAAAATAATTTTCATGGTAACACTATTGATGATTATAATTGAATTTTTACAGTTAAAATTTAAGGATAAAATCAGAGAAAAGATAACAAAAAAGCCGATAAATCAATACGCAATTGCATCTCTTCTGGGAGCCATACCTGGTTGCATAGACGCCTTCTTTATAGTTTCCCTTTACACTCACGGGCTAGTGGGTTTCGGTGCCTTAGTCGCGGTAATGTTATCCACCGCGGGAGATGAAGCGTTTATCATGTTGACTATGATCCCGGAAACAGCTCTGCTTATCTTCGCCATCTGCGTTATGGTTGGAATAGTTGGTGGTTTTCTCGCAGATAAAATTGTTAACCGCATCAAATTGAAGACAGGTCAACCTTGTGAGATAGAAATCCATGAAGAAGAATTTAACTTTAGACATTTCTTGAAAGACCATGTCTATGCCCATATTCTTAAAAAGCATATACCAAAATTGTTTTTGTGGATATTCTTCACCCTTCTCGTTGTCGATTTTCTGATGAAAAACTTTGCTTTAGAGTCAATCGTATTAGGTTTACCTGCGTTTTCATTAGTTGTTCTTGCTGCTTTGATTGGTATTATCCCCGAGTCTGGCCCTCACTTGTTTTTCCTTGTGCTATTTTCCGAGGGATTGATTCCCTTTTCCGTCTTACTCGTCAATACAATATCTCAGGACGGCCACGGCTTGCTACCTTTGCTTTCGTACTCGGCCAAAGATACCATCTATGTTCAAATCTTTACAACCTTGTTTGCTCTAGCAGTAGGAATAGTTTTGTATATGATGGGTGTTTAG
- a CDS encoding metal-dependent transcriptional regulator: protein MWLYFGLWLVVYVCVRFRYREEESFRKIFRLDLTFFLSVNVILSVEPRVTVNEGKYLKLIYRKQQEESSKVGTTLIAKTVRVRPATVTEMLQKLAEKRLLRYKRYYGVELTEEGIAEAKKLLRKHRLLETLFVNALCYKVQKACEEASKLDHYASEDLANTICQSYGHPDTCPCNKTIFSGEGCKGKS, encoded by the coding sequence ATGTGGTTGTATTTTGGGTTGTGGCTGGTTGTGTATGTGTGTGTAAGATTTAGGTATAGAGAGGAAGAGTCTTTTAGAAAAATTTTTAGGTTAGACCTAACTTTCTTTCTCTCGGTGAACGTCATTTTGAGTGTTGAACCCAGAGTCACCGTGAACGAGGGGAAGTATCTGAAGCTAATATACAGAAAACAGCAAGAGGAGTCTAGCAAAGTTGGGACAACGCTTATAGCAAAGACTGTCAGAGTTCGGCCAGCCACCGTGACCGAAATGCTTCAAAAGCTCGCTGAGAAAAGGCTGCTTAGATACAAACGTTACTACGGGGTTGAACTGACGGAAGAGGGAATTGCTGAAGCTAAAAAACTGTTGAGAAAACACAGGCTTTTGGAAACTCTATTTGTAAACGCTCTATGCTACAAGGTTCAGAAGGCTTGTGAAGAGGCTTCTAAGCTGGATCATTACGCTTCGGAGGACCTTGCAAACACTATTTGTCAAAGCTATGGACACCCCGACACTTGCCCATGTAACAAGACCATATTCAGCGGTGAAGGATGCAAAGGAAAGTCTTAG